Proteins from a genomic interval of Chitinophagales bacterium:
- a CDS encoding NAD(P)-binding domain-containing protein has translation MEVLIEQIAIYGVVFLLCAITIYLYLRAQKKSSLKIEHKVAIAKEEGLFEPISLHPFIDLNTCIGSAACVTACPEKDILGIIDGKATVIQTSHCVGHGACFHACPVEAISLRIGTETRGVDLPHLNKNFETNIRGIYIAGELGGMGLIRNSVEQGEQAIGYMVKSNKPSKQGILDVVIIGAGPAGISATLAAKKHGLSAITLEQDSLGGTVYTFPRAKIVMTSPMNLPMYGKVKLFNTSKDELLQLWHKVIAEYDLKIHEKTKVESVVPQSDDTFKVVTANGDIYLTNNVLLAIGRRGSPRKLNVSGEGLQKVAYRLLEPERIEGKKVIVVGGGDSAIESALLLKDTNEVTLSYRKEKFSRLKPKNRENILKAIEDGSLAVIYNSNLISISEQSVLMGIGANGESRQLANDLVYIFAGGELPTGFLQKAGVEITKRFGYIVKKYK, from the coding sequence ATGGAAGTATTGATAGAACAAATAGCCATATATGGGGTGGTTTTTTTATTGTGTGCCATCACTATATACCTCTATTTAAGAGCACAAAAAAAGAGTTCTTTGAAGATAGAACACAAGGTAGCGATTGCCAAAGAAGAAGGTTTGTTTGAGCCCATTTCGCTGCATCCTTTCATTGACCTCAATACCTGCATCGGCAGTGCTGCGTGTGTAACAGCTTGTCCCGAAAAAGACATATTGGGCATCATTGACGGAAAAGCAACGGTTATTCAAACTTCACATTGTGTAGGACATGGAGCCTGTTTTCATGCTTGTCCTGTGGAAGCGATTTCACTTCGTATAGGCACGGAAACGAGGGGCGTGGATTTGCCGCACCTCAACAAAAATTTCGAGACCAATATCCGAGGTATTTACATTGCAGGAGAGTTGGGAGGTATGGGATTGATTAGAAACAGCGTGGAGCAAGGAGAACAGGCGATTGGCTATATGGTCAAAAGCAACAAACCTTCAAAGCAAGGCATACTAGATGTGGTTATTATTGGCGCAGGCCCAGCAGGCATTTCCGCCACGCTTGCTGCAAAAAAACACGGATTGTCTGCCATTACTTTGGAGCAAGATTCTTTAGGGGGAACGGTTTACACTTTTCCAAGGGCAAAAATAGTCATGACTTCGCCTATGAATTTGCCGATGTATGGCAAGGTCAAATTATTCAATACTTCAAAGGATGAATTGCTGCAATTGTGGCACAAGGTGATTGCTGAATATGACTTGAAAATTCATGAAAAGACAAAGGTCGAGTCGGTTGTTCCTCAATCAGACGACACCTTCAAGGTCGTCACTGCAAATGGAGATATCTACTTAACTAACAATGTATTGCTTGCCATTGGACGTAGAGGTAGTCCTCGAAAGTTGAATGTCTCTGGCGAAGGACTGCAAAAAGTTGCCTATCGTTTGTTGGAGCCTGAAAGGATTGAAGGTAAAAAAGTGATAGTGGTTGGTGGAGGTGATTCTGCCATTGAATCGGCTCTTTTATTGAAGGATACAAATGAGGTGACACTTTCTTATAGAAAGGAGAAATTTTCGAGATTGAAGCCCAAGAACAGGGAGAATATATTGAAGGCGATTGAAGATGGTTCACTTGCTGTGATTTACAACTCCAATCTTATTTCTATTAGCGAACAGTCTGTGTTGATGGGCATTGGAGCGAATGGAGAGAGCCGACAATTGGCGAATGACTTGGTATATATTTTTGCAGGAGGAGAGTTGCCTACGGGTTTTCTGCAAAAAGCAGGTGTCGAAATCACCAAGCGGTTTGGATATATTGTAAAAAAATACAAATAA
- a CDS encoding carboxypeptidase-like regulatory domain-containing protein translates to MKNVLLTLSFVFLLLQLSILNAQNTQTIKGKIIDQQSETPLIGATIEWVNPTETVGTVTDIDGYFRLENIPLGRHEFRISYIGYEPLTIPNIVVSAGKEVIMDVALRESVELLDAVVVTGSVEKDKPQNELATISARQFSVEEVNRYSGGRSDVARLASNFAGVSTANDSRNDIVIRGNSPTGVLWRMEGIPIPNPNHFSTLGTTGGPVSALNPNLIKNSDFLTSAFPAEYGNATAGVFDIGLRSGNRDKHEFMLQVGAFSGVEAMAEGPLSKKGGSYIFAGRYAFISLVGGLGGSGTSAVPNYYDLAFKINSATTKLGQFTLFGIGGLSNIDFLHDEVDETDLFAAADEDAFADSKFGVIGLKHNILLNEKTYWRTVVARTTSVNTFEQLRYFNEGTNEEFTASYGEADNTESRWSASSYINKKFNNKFTGRVGILAELYDYQLFSTDAEIGMDTDNDGVNELVTLIDFNDNVTLLQPFVQGQYRLNNKWTLNAGLHAQYLTFNETSAIEPRLALNWDFAAQQRLSFGYGVHHQMQPIPILLGVTEDENGNVVRSNENLDFTRSQHFVLGYDYKFAPDWRLKAEAYYQSIDGVPVDPFPSSFSILNTGDDFIFPREKDYLVNEGSGNNYGLELTLEKFFSRGYYGLLTASLYDSNYKGSDGIERNTAFNNTYVLNVLAGREWKVGKDKRNALTFDTKMTTAGGRRYTPVDLEVSQQLGYEIKMEDLAYSERNDPYFRWDVKFGYRFNSPKRKISHHFYLDIQNVLDKENIFVRRYNRQTNQVNEVNQIGFFPDFMYRVQF, encoded by the coding sequence ATGAAAAATGTACTCCTCACTTTAAGTTTTGTATTTCTATTACTTCAACTTTCTATCCTCAATGCCCAAAATACGCAAACCATTAAAGGCAAAATCATTGACCAACAATCAGAAACTCCACTAATTGGGGCAACCATCGAATGGGTAAACCCTACAGAAACAGTGGGAACAGTTACGGATATAGACGGTTATTTTCGATTGGAAAACATTCCTCTTGGGCGGCATGAATTTCGCATCAGTTACATTGGTTATGAACCTTTGACCATTCCCAACATCGTAGTCAGCGCAGGAAAAGAGGTGATTATGGATGTGGCTTTGCGAGAATCCGTTGAATTGTTGGATGCCGTTGTAGTCACAGGAAGCGTTGAAAAAGACAAGCCACAAAACGAGTTGGCGACCATTTCGGCACGCCAATTCAGTGTGGAAGAAGTAAACCGCTATTCAGGAGGTCGCAGCGATGTAGCTCGATTGGCGAGTAATTTTGCAGGTGTTTCTACCGCCAACGATTCTCGCAATGATATTGTAATCCGAGGCAATTCTCCAACAGGCGTTTTGTGGCGCATGGAAGGAATCCCTATCCCCAACCCCAACCACTTTTCTACTTTAGGCACAACAGGAGGGCCAGTCAGTGCATTGAATCCCAACCTAATAAAAAATTCCGATTTTTTGACCAGCGCATTTCCCGCAGAATATGGCAATGCTACTGCTGGCGTATTCGACATCGGCTTGCGTTCTGGAAATCGTGATAAACACGAATTTATGTTGCAGGTAGGAGCATTCAGTGGTGTGGAAGCCATGGCAGAGGGACCTCTTTCTAAAAAAGGAGGTAGCTACATCTTTGCAGGACGATATGCCTTTATCAGTTTGGTAGGTGGTTTGGGTGGGTCTGGTACAAGTGCTGTACCGAATTACTACGATCTTGCTTTCAAAATCAATTCTGCCACCACCAAATTGGGACAATTTACCCTTTTTGGTATTGGAGGGTTGAGTAATATTGATTTTCTACACGATGAAGTGGACGAAACCGACCTTTTTGCAGCGGCTGATGAAGATGCTTTTGCAGATTCTAAATTTGGTGTGATTGGTTTGAAACACAATATTTTATTAAACGAAAAAACTTATTGGCGAACAGTTGTTGCCAGAACAACTTCCGTCAATACCTTTGAGCAATTGCGCTACTTCAATGAAGGAACAAATGAAGAATTTACAGCTTCTTATGGTGAGGCTGACAATACCGAATCACGGTGGTCTGCATCGAGTTATATAAACAAAAAATTCAATAACAAATTTACAGGTCGTGTAGGTATATTGGCAGAACTGTATGACTATCAATTGTTTTCAACAGATGCTGAAATTGGTATGGATACCGACAATGATGGGGTAAATGAGTTAGTGACGCTGATAGACTTCAATGACAATGTAACTTTGCTTCAACCTTTTGTCCAAGGACAATACCGCTTGAACAATAAATGGACACTCAACGCAGGATTACATGCCCAATATTTGACCTTCAATGAAACGTCTGCAATCGAACCCAGATTGGCATTGAATTGGGATTTTGCAGCGCAGCAAAGATTGAGTTTCGGTTATGGTGTTCACCACCAAATGCAGCCAATTCCGATATTGTTGGGAGTGACCGAAGACGAAAATGGGAATGTAGTTCGTAGCAATGAAAACTTGGATTTTACACGCAGCCAGCATTTTGTATTGGGCTATGACTATAAATTTGCACCGGATTGGAGATTGAAGGCAGAAGCGTATTACCAAAGTATTGACGGTGTACCTGTCGACCCTTTTCCGTCCTCTTTTTCGATATTGAATACAGGAGATGATTTTATCTTTCCTCGTGAAAAGGACTACTTGGTGAACGAAGGATCGGGAAACAACTATGGGTTGGAGCTGACTTTGGAGAAATTTTTCAGCAGAGGCTACTACGGATTGCTGACAGCTTCTCTATATGACTCCAACTACAAAGGCAGCGATGGAATCGAACGAAATACCGCTTTCAACAATACCTATGTTTTGAATGTTTTGGCGGGGCGAGAGTGGAAAGTTGGTAAGGACAAACGAAATGCTTTGACTTTTGATACGAAGATGACTACCGCAGGCGGTCGTCGTTACACACCCGTTGATTTGGAAGTTTCTCAGCAATTGGGCTATGAAATCAAAATGGAAGATTTGGCATACAGCGAACGCAATGATCCTTATTTTCGATGGGATGTAAAATTTGGCTATCGCTTTAACAGCCCCAAACGCAAGATTTCGCATCATTTTTACCTCGATATCCAGAATGTATTGGATAAAGAGAATATTTTTGTCCGCCGCTACAATCGGCAGACCAATCAGGTGAATGAAGTCAATCAAATTGGCTTCTTCCCTGATTTTATGTACCGAGTACAGTTTTAA
- a CDS encoding class I SAM-dependent methyltransferase has product MTPSTMYQKQNIINCYNKVAAKYADQFFGELAYKPLDRMVLSRFAADNDDKGKIADLGCGCGHTTAFLQNFGAKNIVGIDLSPEMIVMAQSLCPTIDFEVGNILELQYPDYHFAAILAFYAIVHFNEAELAQALTEIHRVTQTDGQFLFSFHTEEQVMAVADLLEEKVEVNFHFFDADKVLEMLKDCGWTIVDAFVRYPYHGKEYPSKRAYILCKKH; this is encoded by the coding sequence ATGACTCCTTCAACTATGTACCAAAAACAAAATATCATCAACTGCTATAACAAAGTAGCTGCAAAATACGCTGACCAATTTTTCGGAGAATTGGCTTATAAACCGCTTGACCGCATGGTATTGAGTCGTTTTGCGGCAGACAATGACGATAAAGGCAAGATTGCAGATTTGGGCTGTGGCTGTGGACACACGACTGCTTTTCTGCAAAATTTTGGAGCAAAAAACATTGTAGGGATTGATTTGTCTCCAGAAATGATTGTTATGGCGCAAAGTTTATGCCCAACGATTGATTTTGAAGTAGGCAACATTTTGGAGCTACAATATCCTGACTATCATTTTGCTGCAATATTGGCTTTCTATGCCATCGTTCACTTCAATGAGGCAGAATTGGCGCAAGCTTTGACCGAAATCCATCGAGTCACTCAAACAGATGGACAGTTTCTATTTAGTTTTCATACCGAAGAACAGGTCATGGCAGTAGCAGATTTGTTGGAGGAAAAAGTGGAGGTGAATTTTCACTTTTTTGATGCCGATAAAGTACTCGAAATGTTGAAAGATTGTGGGTGGACGATTGTGGATGCTTTTGTGCGTTATCCTTACCACGGTAAAGAGTACCCAAGTAAACGGGCTTATATTCTTTGCAAAAAACATTAA
- a CDS encoding cytochrome c3 family protein, with the protein MYRLSSIIGFVLVFVQVLAQSPHGDSFQVNCATCHTPSTWAINIDTFQFDHDTTSFALEGVHLVIDCKTCHTSLVFDEAPSQCIDCHQDIHSMSVGNDCARCHTAQNWLVDNIPEIHEENGFPLMGAHGNLSCVDCHLSETNLRFDRVGNDCISCHQEDYANTISPNHITSNFSTNCSDCHNPLYNGWETDNIGSHDFFPLTKGHDIQDCTQCHNPNDYSDITSDCVSCHTTDYENTANPNHQAANLSTDCVSCHTTDLNWQPASYLAHDEQHFPIYSGTHKGEWMDCIDCHLNPSDYSEFTCTTCHANPETDNVHNGIGGYLYVDNACLACHPNGDADIAVDHDANFFPIYSGTHEGEWSACIDCHTNPNNFAEFTCVTCHANPETNNQHTGITGYSYESNACLACHPTGDSDDTFDHDLTNFPLTGEHIGVDCLKCHADGFAGTSTACVDCHQTDFNASVNPNHMALNIPTDCIACHTTEADWKPASFDIHNNYHPLNGAHAAIANDCAVCHNGDYNNTPNTCFGCHQSDYNTATPNHSASGFPTDCLQCHNESAWEPATFDHDDQYFPIYSGEHKNEWDACIDCHTNPNDYSAFSCINCHKHSNKNEVDKDHDEENNYQYISTECYRCHPDGRE; encoded by the coding sequence GTGTATAGACTGTCATCAATAATAGGATTTGTACTGGTTTTCGTCCAAGTATTGGCTCAATCTCCTCACGGAGATTCGTTTCAGGTGAACTGTGCAACTTGTCATACACCTTCAACTTGGGCCATCAACATCGACACCTTCCAATTTGACCACGACACCACCAGTTTTGCATTGGAGGGCGTTCACCTTGTTATTGACTGCAAAACTTGCCATACTTCCTTGGTTTTTGACGAAGCTCCTTCCCAATGTATTGATTGCCATCAGGACATACACAGCATGTCTGTTGGAAACGATTGTGCCAGATGTCATACCGCTCAAAATTGGTTGGTTGACAACATTCCCGAAATACACGAAGAAAATGGATTCCCACTGATGGGCGCACACGGCAATCTAAGCTGTGTCGACTGTCATTTATCCGAGACCAATTTGAGGTTTGACCGAGTCGGCAATGACTGTATCAGTTGCCATCAGGAGGATTATGCCAATACAATAAGTCCCAACCATATCACTTCAAATTTTTCTACCAATTGCAGCGACTGTCACAATCCGCTTTACAACGGCTGGGAAACTGACAATATAGGCAGCCACGACTTTTTCCCACTTACCAAAGGACATGATATTCAAGATTGTACGCAATGCCACAACCCCAATGATTATTCAGACATTACATCGGATTGTGTGAGTTGTCATACAACGGATTATGAAAACACTGCAAACCCCAATCACCAAGCAGCCAATCTATCAACAGACTGTGTCAGTTGTCATACCACTGATTTGAATTGGCAACCTGCTTCCTATTTGGCGCATGACGAACAGCACTTTCCGATTTATTCGGGTACTCACAAAGGAGAATGGATGGACTGTATAGACTGCCACCTCAATCCAAGTGATTACAGTGAATTTACCTGTACGACTTGTCACGCCAATCCCGAAACAGACAATGTTCACAATGGAATAGGAGGATATTTGTATGTCGACAATGCTTGTTTGGCTTGTCACCCCAACGGAGATGCAGACATTGCAGTAGATCACGATGCCAACTTTTTCCCTATTTATTCGGGTACACATGAAGGGGAATGGAGCGCATGTATCGACTGCCATACCAATCCCAACAACTTTGCAGAATTCACCTGCGTCACTTGCCACGCCAATCCCGAAACAAACAATCAACATACAGGAATAACAGGCTATTCGTATGAAAGCAATGCCTGCCTTGCTTGCCATCCTACAGGAGATTCAGACGATACATTTGACCATGATTTGACCAATTTCCCCTTGACGGGCGAACACATTGGAGTCGACTGTTTGAAATGTCATGCAGACGGTTTTGCAGGTACTTCAACGGCTTGTGTGGATTGTCACCAAACCGATTTCAATGCTTCTGTCAATCCAAACCATATGGCATTAAACATTCCTACTGATTGCATCGCTTGCCACACCACTGAAGCCGATTGGAAACCCGCAAGTTTTGACATTCACAACAACTATCACCCTTTGAATGGTGCTCATGCTGCAATCGCCAATGACTGCGCTGTTTGCCACAATGGAGATTACAACAATACACCAAATACCTGTTTTGGTTGCCATCAATCAGATTACAACACTGCAACACCGAACCACAGTGCTTCGGGGTTTCCAACGGACTGCTTGCAGTGTCACAATGAATCAGCATGGGAACCCGCTACTTTCGACCACGATGATCAATATTTTCCGATTTATTCGGGCGAACATAAAAATGAATGGGATGCGTGTATAGACTGCCATACCAATCCAAATGACTATTCTGCGTTCAGTTGTATTAACTGCCACAAACACAGTAACAAAAACGAAGTAGATAAAGACCACGATGAGGAGAATAACTATCAATACATCAGCACAGAATGTTATAGGTGTCACCCTGATGGAAGAGAATAA
- a CDS encoding histidine kinase, whose protein sequence is MIFSKTIRKKYLGFDDTWLFIVGVPFFGLIIPLLFFNVDLSKNFANFHEWWIHSMYFVGGHWIVHRWALVRLRQKFPDFEDVQKRIVWEIITSIFLAFAWGALLKASIIFFVWCTDKELIKSYSYKQGVGITLMISFLIMSIYESIYFYTQLRQSIIEKEEVKQAHLRSQWQGLRNQVNPHFLFNSLNTLMSIVGDNPELAKQFLKKLSKVYRYILESREEPLIELQEELDFVQSYVFLQEERFRGNLHVQMNIPPQYMHHKIVPLSMQILFENTIKHNIISKNKPLTIEVFVNDQQKLQVRNNLQRKQQVMHSTKVGLENIKTRYRLFTEQSVDILETEDFFEVSLPLIGVAQVN, encoded by the coding sequence TTGATATTCTCCAAGACCATACGCAAAAAATACTTAGGATTTGACGATACTTGGCTATTCATTGTAGGAGTTCCTTTTTTTGGATTAATCATTCCACTTTTGTTCTTCAATGTGGATTTATCCAAAAACTTTGCGAATTTCCATGAATGGTGGATTCATTCTATGTATTTTGTAGGAGGTCATTGGATAGTTCATCGCTGGGCTTTGGTTCGTTTACGACAAAAATTCCCTGATTTTGAAGATGTCCAAAAACGCATTGTTTGGGAGATTATCACCTCCATTTTTCTTGCCTTCGCTTGGGGCGCATTGTTGAAGGCAAGTATCATTTTTTTTGTGTGGTGTACTGATAAAGAACTCATTAAATCGTATTCATATAAGCAAGGAGTGGGCATTACCCTGATGATTTCGTTCTTAATTATGTCCATTTATGAGAGTATCTATTTTTACACCCAACTCCGACAATCAATCATAGAAAAAGAGGAGGTCAAACAGGCTCATTTACGTTCACAATGGCAAGGGCTTAGGAATCAGGTGAATCCCCATTTTTTGTTCAATAGTCTCAATACTTTGATGAGTATTGTAGGGGATAATCCCGAATTGGCAAAGCAGTTTTTGAAGAAGTTGTCGAAAGTCTATCGCTATATTTTAGAGAGTCGAGAAGAGCCTTTGATAGAATTGCAGGAAGAATTGGATTTTGTCCAATCCTATGTTTTTCTCCAAGAAGAACGTTTTAGAGGAAACTTACACGTTCAGATGAACATTCCGCCCCAATATATGCACCATAAAATCGTGCCTTTGAGTATGCAAATTTTGTTTGAAAATACCATCAAACACAATATTATTTCTAAAAACAAACCCCTAACCATTGAAGTGTTTGTGAATGACCAACAAAAATTGCAGGTTCGCAACAACCTTCAACGCAAACAACAGGTGATGCACTCTACTAAAGTGGGCTTGGAAAATATCAAAACCCGCTACCGTTTGTTTACCGAACAAAGCGTGGATATTTTAGAAACGGAAGATTTTTTTGAAGTGAGTTTGCCTTTGATTGGAGTTGCACAAGTTAATTAA
- a CDS encoding DUF1573 domain-containing protein: MKTFFELLVIAATLFIFTACSQSSANEVQNKSVPETVTETVVNSDEGETAEVENIPKTTMTFASMIHDFGNIEEGEKVLHVFTFTNSGDEPLIINSAEGSCGCTIPDWPKEPIAPGMESNITIEFNSKGKAGNQTKTVTINANTDPNPTRLTIKAQVAKAESRE; this comes from the coding sequence ATGAAAACATTTTTTGAATTACTCGTTATCGCTGCAACCCTATTTATTTTCACTGCTTGCAGTCAGTCCTCTGCCAATGAAGTGCAAAACAAGTCTGTACCTGAAACGGTAACAGAAACGGTGGTTAATTCCGATGAAGGTGAGACTGCGGAAGTTGAGAACATACCTAAAACAACTATGACCTTTGCTTCAATGATCCACGATTTTGGCAATATTGAAGAAGGAGAGAAGGTTTTGCATGTGTTCACTTTCACCAATAGTGGTGATGAACCTTTGATTATCAATAGTGCTGAAGGTTCTTGTGGATGCACTATTCCCGATTGGCCCAAAGAGCCTATTGCACCAGGTATGGAAAGCAATATTACCATAGAATTTAACTCTAAAGGCAAAGCGGGCAACCAAACGAAAACCGTCACCATCAATGCGAACACTGATCCTAATCCCACTCGTTTGACCATTAAAGCTCAAGTAGCTAAAGCGGAAAGTAGAGAATAA
- the gap gene encoding type I glyceraldehyde-3-phosphate dehydrogenase, with translation MATCKIAINGFGRIGRLTLRALLQKADANVEIVAINDLTDNATLAHLFKYDTAHGKFAGPVSSDDDSISINGNSINAYAERDPSKLPWGELGIDIVLECTGFFVKKTDAAKHIEAGAKKVLISAPGKGGVKTIVLGINDEQLSAEDTIVSNASCTTNCLSQMVKVLDENFGIVRGTFTTVHAYTGDQNIQDGPHRDLRRARAAAQNIVPTSTGAAVAVAEAYPSVEGKLTGIAARVPVITGSLTDLTCVVEKSVSVEDVNAAFEKAANGELKGYLEYAEGYLVSSDIVGNPHSCIYDAPLTIVIGDLVKIVGWYDNEAGYANRLADLAVKMAKF, from the coding sequence ATGGCAACTTGTAAAATTGCAATCAATGGTTTTGGTCGAATCGGACGTTTAACCCTTAGAGCATTGCTACAAAAAGCAGATGCAAATGTAGAAATTGTGGCAATCAATGACTTAACGGACAATGCTACTTTGGCTCATTTATTCAAATACGATACGGCTCATGGGAAATTTGCAGGGCCAGTAAGTTCTGATGATGATAGCATCAGTATCAACGGAAACAGCATAAATGCTTATGCAGAGCGTGATCCTTCAAAACTTCCTTGGGGAGAGTTGGGCATAGACATTGTGTTGGAGTGTACTGGTTTTTTCGTGAAAAAAACAGATGCAGCCAAACACATTGAAGCTGGTGCTAAAAAAGTATTGATTTCTGCTCCAGGTAAAGGCGGTGTTAAAACAATTGTATTGGGTATCAATGACGAACAACTTTCTGCTGAAGATACAATTGTTTCCAATGCTTCTTGTACTACTAACTGTCTTTCTCAGATGGTGAAAGTATTGGACGAAAATTTTGGTATCGTAAGAGGTACTTTCACAACCGTTCACGCATACACTGGTGACCAAAATATTCAAGATGGTCCACATAGAGACCTTCGCCGTGCAAGAGCTGCAGCACAGAATATTGTTCCTACTTCAACTGGTGCGGCGGTTGCAGTTGCAGAAGCCTATCCTTCTGTTGAAGGTAAATTAACGGGTATTGCCGCTCGTGTGCCTGTCATTACAGGTTCATTGACTGACCTTACTTGTGTGGTAGAGAAAAGTGTTTCGGTTGAAGATGTGAATGCTGCATTTGAAAAAGCAGCGAATGGTGAATTGAAAGGTTATTTGGAATATGCAGAAGGATATTTGGTTTCAAGTGACATTGTGGGAAATCCTCACTCTTGTATCTACGATGCTCCTTTGACTATCGTGATTGGTGATTTGGTAAAAATCGTTGGGTGGTACGATAACGAAGCAGGTTATGCAAACCGTTTGGCAGACTTAGCAGTGAAAATGGCGAAATTTTAG
- a CDS encoding DUF1573 domain-containing protein → MKSIFVKFFVMILTVGFLAACGGAEAEKADATTAPATDNPATEVKAAPEADANAVDPNIPKTTMTFGEMTHDFGDIQEGDKVTHVFSFTNSGDEPLIINSAKGSCGCTVPDWPKEPIPPGGESQIKVEFNSKGKAGNQTKTVTINANTDPNPTRLTIKAQVAKAEGEAEEGK, encoded by the coding sequence ATGAAAAGCATTTTTGTTAAGTTTTTCGTTATGATTCTTACTGTTGGCTTTTTGGCAGCATGTGGTGGTGCCGAAGCTGAAAAAGCAGATGCTACTACTGCTCCTGCAACAGATAATCCTGCTACTGAAGTAAAAGCAGCTCCTGAGGCAGATGCAAATGCTGTTGATCCAAACATTCCTAAAACAACAATGACGTTTGGTGAAATGACACACGATTTTGGTGACATTCAAGAAGGCGACAAAGTGACACACGTATTCTCTTTCACCAACAGTGGTGATGAGCCTTTGATCATCAATAGCGCAAAAGGTTCTTGTGGATGTACTGTTCCTGACTGGCCAAAAGAGCCAATTCCTCCAGGTGGTGAAAGCCAAATCAAAGTGGAATTCAACTCTAAAGGTAAAGCTGGTAACCAAACCAAAACTGTTACCATCAATGCTAACACAGATCCTAACCCAACTCGTTTGACCATCAAAGCTCAAGTAGCTAAAGCGGAAGGTGAAGCTGAGGAAGGTAAATAA